One segment of Ricinus communis isolate WT05 ecotype wild-type chromosome 8, ASM1957865v1, whole genome shotgun sequence DNA contains the following:
- the LOC8288617 gene encoding transcription factor IBH1 produces the protein MIMASKEKLTLKKHSNTKTRFTRRFLASLLRMRRANNNSNTRVGYASSHEEIRRRSHRIKIASYSSMARAVGSRRVWSRALLLKLRNRAKLQGILRNKCFALKKKRKLMVKSKVPGEMSKADTLRTLVPGGETMDFCKLLEETASYMKCLATQVKVMQSIVDRYPK, from the coding sequence ATGATCATGGCTTCCAAGGAGAAACTGACATTAAAGAAACACTCTAATACTAAAACCAGATTTACCCGTAGATTCCTTGCTTCTCTTTTGAGGATGAGAAGAGCTAATAATAACAGTAATACAAGAGTTGGTTATGCTTCTTCCCATGAAGAAATCCGTAGAAGAAGTCATAGAATAAAGATTGCTTCTTATTCATCCATGGCCCGTGCCGTCGGGTCGAGAAGGGTTTGGAGCAGAGCACTTCTTCTGAAGCTAAGAAATCGAGCCAAGTTACAGGGAATTCTGAGGAATAAATGTTTCGCtctgaagaagaagaggaaactTATGGTTAAAAGTAAAGTTCCGGGTGAGATGAGTAAGGCTGACACGCTTCGGACGCTTGTTCCTGGTGGTGAAACCATGGATTTTTGCAAGTTACTGGAGGAAACTGCAAGCTATATGAAATGTCTTGCTACTCAGGTTAAAGTTATGCAAAGTATAGTGGATCGCTACCCGAAATGA